A single region of the Thermoleophilum album genome encodes:
- a CDS encoding ABC transporter ATP-binding protein, translating to MQQPAASPPTVSSPAVTVLEARALEKRFGTRRALADVGLTIGRGELVAVIGPNGAGKTTLLSILAGIVDADGGIVERHVERIGWVPQRPGLYARLTVRENLETFARLERLDDVARRVDAALSACDLVERAHDRVEELSGGLRQRTNLAVGLLGDPELLLLDEPTTALDPRQRENFWSILTRLAAAGTAILYTTHLVQEAERYADRVLVLADGELVFAGSPDALAAAVGAQGLDFEEAFVRFLRTKGH from the coding sequence ATGCAGCAACCCGCCGCCTCGCCCCCCACCGTCTCGTCGCCGGCGGTGACCGTCCTCGAGGCTCGCGCCCTCGAGAAGCGCTTCGGTACTCGCCGGGCGCTTGCCGATGTCGGGCTGACGATCGGGCGGGGCGAACTGGTCGCTGTCATCGGACCTAACGGTGCCGGCAAGACGACATTGCTGTCGATCCTTGCGGGGATCGTCGACGCTGACGGCGGCATTGTCGAGCGGCATGTCGAGCGGATCGGTTGGGTGCCGCAGCGACCCGGCCTGTACGCGCGTCTGACGGTGCGCGAGAACCTCGAGACGTTCGCGCGGCTCGAGCGCCTCGACGACGTCGCGCGACGGGTCGACGCGGCGCTGTCGGCTTGCGACCTCGTCGAGCGCGCGCACGACCGCGTCGAGGAGCTTTCCGGCGGCTTGCGCCAGCGCACCAACCTGGCGGTCGGGTTGCTTGGCGATCCCGAGCTGCTCTTGCTCGACGAGCCGACGACGGCGCTCGACCCGCGCCAACGCGAGAACTTCTGGTCGATCCTCACCCGCTTGGCGGCAGCCGGAACGGCGATCCTCTACACCACCCATCTCGTGCAGGAAGCGGAGCGCTACGCCGATCGGGTGCTGGTCCTCGCCGACGGCGAGCTCGTCTTCGCCGGTTCGCCGGACGCGCTAGCAGCGGCTGTGGGAGCGCAAGGGCTCGACTTCGAAGAGGCGTTCGTGCGCTTCTTGCGCACGAAAGGACACTGA
- a CDS encoding glycosyltransferase 87 family protein has translation MELRGASLVSRYVAWALLAGLFWVAALACVAPASAGAALTAPSSFDRPPPGWRLSAERAITIARRSDAVRKQSAGRHRQLAGAAYMSGDRRWQVGFFDSGREVAQVHIDDRSGRVLEQWTGYQVAWSMARGYPGAFGRVVNAPYVWLPLCVLFLLPFFDLRRPFRALHFDLLAVLAFGVSHFFFNRGEIGLSVPLAYIPLAWIAARALWLAVGRGSPRGPLVPHLPLGAVALGALALVAFRVALNVVDSNVIDVGYASVVGADRLVDGSEVYGSDLAPNVDHGDTYGPFTYVAYVPFEQLLPWSGQWDELPAAHAAALTFDLIAMLALLFVGLRSAPGRLGRERAAALAWAWAACPYAAFVVQSNSNDGLVAALLALALLGFTGRRPLAAAAWRGWFVGLAAAAKFVPAIALPILAAGDGRRRALALPVATAVALGAFALPLAVLLPDGGLAEFWQRTLGYQSGRMTPFSIYGQESRLEPVRWVVAAVAVAVALAFAFRPRRRDAGQAAAAVTLAIVAAQMAGGYWFYLYVVWFLPVWLVAVFLRVQRQPDDAAIVAGDERQALSARDTRSIARARPSPSASIRTP, from the coding sequence TCTGGCTTGCGTGGCTCCGGCATCGGCGGGAGCAGCGCTCACCGCGCCAAGTAGTTTCGACCGCCCACCGCCAGGTTGGCGCCTGTCGGCCGAGCGCGCGATCACGATCGCACGCCGTAGCGACGCTGTGCGCAAGCAGAGCGCCGGGCGCCACCGTCAGCTCGCGGGTGCCGCCTACATGTCGGGCGACCGGCGCTGGCAGGTCGGGTTCTTCGACTCCGGGCGCGAGGTCGCCCAGGTCCACATCGATGACCGCAGTGGGCGGGTGCTCGAACAGTGGACGGGCTACCAGGTGGCGTGGTCGATGGCGCGCGGCTATCCGGGTGCGTTCGGGCGTGTCGTGAACGCACCGTACGTGTGGCTGCCGCTGTGCGTGCTCTTCCTGCTCCCGTTCTTCGACCTGCGGCGGCCCTTCCGAGCGCTGCATTTCGACCTGTTAGCGGTGCTCGCGTTCGGGGTTTCGCACTTCTTCTTCAACCGTGGCGAGATCGGCTTGTCGGTTCCGCTCGCATACATCCCACTGGCGTGGATAGCGGCGCGCGCCCTGTGGCTAGCTGTTGGCCGCGGGTCGCCGAGGGGCCCGCTCGTGCCGCACCTGCCGCTTGGCGCCGTCGCTCTCGGAGCCCTTGCTCTCGTGGCCTTCCGCGTAGCCCTCAACGTCGTCGACTCCAACGTCATCGACGTCGGGTACGCGAGCGTGGTGGGCGCGGACCGTCTTGTCGACGGAAGCGAGGTGTACGGCAGCGACCTCGCGCCCAACGTCGACCATGGCGACACCTACGGTCCCTTCACCTACGTCGCCTACGTGCCGTTCGAGCAGCTTCTGCCCTGGAGCGGGCAGTGGGACGAGTTGCCTGCCGCACATGCGGCGGCGCTGACCTTCGACCTGATTGCGATGCTCGCCCTCTTGTTTGTCGGCTTGCGCAGCGCTCCGGGCCGGCTCGGGCGCGAGCGTGCCGCCGCCCTCGCGTGGGCGTGGGCTGCCTGCCCGTACGCCGCCTTCGTCGTTCAGTCGAACAGCAACGATGGGCTCGTCGCAGCGCTGTTGGCGTTGGCCCTGCTCGGATTTACCGGACGGCGACCGCTCGCCGCAGCGGCCTGGCGCGGCTGGTTCGTGGGTCTCGCGGCCGCCGCGAAGTTCGTGCCCGCGATCGCATTGCCGATCCTCGCCGCCGGCGACGGCCGGCGCCGCGCCCTCGCATTGCCGGTCGCAACCGCTGTGGCGCTCGGCGCTTTCGCACTACCGCTTGCCGTCCTGCTCCCCGACGGCGGGCTCGCCGAGTTCTGGCAGCGCACGTTGGGTTACCAGAGCGGTCGCATGACGCCGTTCAGCATCTACGGGCAAGAGTCGCGCCTCGAGCCCGTGCGCTGGGTGGTCGCAGCGGTCGCCGTCGCGGTCGCACTCGCCTTCGCTTTCCGGCCGCGCCGGCGCGACGCGGGGCAAGCAGCGGCCGCTGTGACGCTCGCGATCGTGGCAGCGCAGATGGCCGGTGGTTACTGGTTCTACCTGTACGTCGTGTGGTTCTTGCCGGTTTGGCTTGTGGCCGTGTTCCTCCGAGTGCAGCGGCAGCCGGACGACGCAGCGATCGTCGCTGGCGACGAGCGTCAGGCGCTCAGCGCTCGCGACACCCGTTCGATCGCCCGTGCGCGACCATCGCCGTCGGCGTCGATCAGAACACCGTGA
- the hemB gene encoding porphobilinogen synthase produces MGFPATRLRRLRRSAGLRDLVRETDLAPGHLVLPLFVHTGSARESVDGMPGVERLPIGEAVAAARRAHELGVRAVLLFGIPPWKDDQGSAAWDDEGVVQLAVRALKSELPELVVVTDVCLCQYTTHGHCGVLRADGSVDNDATLELLARTAVSHARAGADAVAPSDMMDGRVAAIRGVLDEEGFAERAIVSYAAKFASAFYGPFRAAADSAPAFGDRRGYQLDPANAREALREVALDIEEGADVVMVKPALPYLDVIARVRASVEVPVAAYNVSGEYAMLKYAAQAGALDERAAVLEALLAIRRAGADIVVTYFAQEVAEWLG; encoded by the coding sequence ATGGGCTTTCCGGCGACGCGCCTGCGCCGGCTTCGTCGGAGCGCGGGGCTACGAGACCTGGTCCGCGAGACGGATCTCGCACCTGGCCACCTCGTGCTGCCGTTGTTCGTTCACACCGGCAGCGCGCGCGAAAGCGTGGACGGCATGCCAGGGGTCGAACGCTTGCCGATCGGTGAAGCTGTGGCAGCGGCGCGGCGCGCGCACGAGCTCGGCGTGCGCGCCGTGCTTCTCTTCGGTATTCCCCCTTGGAAAGACGACCAGGGTTCAGCGGCGTGGGACGACGAGGGAGTCGTTCAGCTCGCGGTGCGCGCTTTGAAAAGCGAGCTACCCGAGCTCGTCGTCGTCACCGACGTTTGCCTCTGTCAGTACACCACGCACGGCCACTGCGGAGTGCTCCGCGCTGACGGCAGCGTCGACAACGATGCGACGCTCGAACTTTTGGCGCGCACCGCGGTGTCGCACGCCCGCGCCGGTGCGGACGCCGTAGCCCCGAGCGACATGATGGACGGTCGCGTCGCTGCGATACGCGGCGTGCTCGACGAGGAAGGGTTCGCCGAGCGCGCGATCGTCTCTTACGCCGCCAAGTTCGCGTCCGCCTTCTACGGACCCTTCCGCGCTGCTGCCGACTCGGCACCGGCGTTCGGCGATCGTCGCGGCTACCAGCTCGATCCCGCGAACGCGCGCGAAGCGCTGCGAGAAGTGGCTTTGGATATCGAGGAGGGGGCCGACGTCGTGATGGTGAAACCGGCCCTCCCTTACCTTGACGTAATCGCGCGCGTACGCGCGAGCGTCGAGGTTCCCGTCGCCGCCTACAACGTCAGCGGCGAGTACGCGATGCTGAAATACGCGGCACAGGCGGGCGCCCTCGACGAGCGTGCGGCGGTGCTCGAGGCGTTGCTTGCAATCAGGCGTGCCGGCGCCGACATCGTCGTCACCTACTTCGCCCAGGAGGTCGCCGAGTGGCTCGGCTGA
- a CDS encoding ABC transporter permease, with product MRALVRKDVLILGRSKLLVALLVFYPVLLALLIGFALSRGPDKPRIAIVDPLPPEQQKIAIGSRELDIPTATRALRQSIDVVPAQDEQDAARLVREGEVLAAIVVPPDVVDRLQSRLQPVSVTVFYNADDPVKARFVRDTIKARLRDANAAIGRALVDAAIRDLGLVLDGGKVTIFGRTIEILGLRGSERELRLAARNASGETRARIERVAGFAELARRNLGASGGLLRALSEPIALRERVVAGRQRSLDEFAVAVAVAIAVMFVAMLLAAGGLALEREEGVLLRLRRHLAIERILAAKALLSALAGLVGGTLLVLIVALFVPGVPAGVPWWGLGLVVAAAAFGAVGLVIGAVARDVRASSLLAVLAGLPLALLALVPSGAVDRALWELTRVLAALFPFAPALDALEQGLRGALAEGALLHLAALALAYGALARFALAQPGAAGP from the coding sequence ATGCGGGCGCTGGTGCGCAAGGACGTGCTGATTCTGGGGCGCTCGAAGCTTCTTGTCGCGCTGCTCGTCTTCTACCCGGTGCTGCTCGCGCTCTTGATCGGCTTCGCGCTCTCGCGGGGCCCGGACAAACCGCGGATCGCGATCGTCGATCCGCTGCCGCCCGAGCAGCAGAAGATCGCGATCGGCAGCCGCGAGCTCGATATTCCCACCGCGACGCGCGCCCTGCGCCAGTCGATCGACGTCGTGCCGGCGCAGGACGAGCAGGACGCTGCACGCCTTGTGCGCGAGGGCGAGGTTCTCGCCGCGATCGTCGTACCGCCTGACGTCGTCGACCGCTTGCAATCGCGTCTCCAACCGGTTTCCGTAACCGTGTTCTACAACGCCGACGATCCCGTCAAGGCACGGTTCGTGCGCGACACGATCAAGGCGCGCCTGCGCGATGCCAACGCGGCGATCGGTCGGGCGCTCGTCGACGCCGCGATCCGCGATCTCGGCCTGGTGCTCGACGGCGGCAAAGTGACGATCTTCGGACGAACGATCGAGATCCTTGGCTTGCGCGGTTCGGAGCGCGAACTGCGCCTAGCTGCCCGCAATGCGAGCGGCGAGACGCGCGCCCGTATCGAGCGTGTCGCCGGTTTTGCCGAGCTCGCCCGTCGCAACCTCGGGGCGTCGGGCGGTCTTTTGCGCGCTCTCAGCGAGCCGATCGCCCTGCGCGAACGGGTGGTCGCGGGTAGACAGCGCTCCCTCGACGAGTTCGCCGTCGCCGTAGCGGTGGCGATAGCCGTGATGTTCGTGGCGATGCTGCTCGCGGCTGGTGGCCTAGCGCTCGAGCGCGAGGAGGGCGTGCTGCTGCGCTTGCGCCGGCACCTCGCGATCGAACGGATACTCGCGGCCAAAGCGCTCCTCTCGGCGCTCGCCGGACTTGTGGGCGGGACGCTGTTGGTCTTGATCGTCGCGCTTTTCGTGCCGGGTGTGCCCGCCGGGGTTCCCTGGTGGGGGCTTGGGCTGGTTGTCGCCGCGGCGGCGTTCGGTGCCGTGGGGCTCGTGATCGGGGCGGTCGCCCGCGACGTTCGCGCCTCGTCGCTTCTGGCCGTACTAGCTGGCCTCCCGCTCGCGCTGCTCGCGCTTGTCCCGTCCGGCGCAGTCGATCGTGCCCTGTGGGAGCTGACGCGCGTTCTCGCTGCGCTCTTCCCCTTCGCACCCGCGCTCGATGCGCTCGAGCAAGGCCTGCGCGGGGCGCTGGCGGAGGGCGCGCTGCTTCATCTTGCCGCGCTCGCCCTCGCCTATGGAGCGCTCGCGCGCTTCGCCCTGGCACAGCCGGGCGCCGCCGGTCCGTAA
- a CDS encoding TIGR00282 family metallophosphoesterase, producing the protein MRILFIGDIVGSCGRRCVRELVPALRSEFAVDVVVANAENAAAGLGITERTARELFEAGCDALTLGNHAFRRAESYPYLDREERIARPANFPLSSPGRGYSLVEAAGRRLAVVNLCGTVFLECTNSPFVTVDQLLASLERQRVDHVLVDFHAEATSEKIAFGWYVDGRVTACVGTHTHVQTADERVLPGGTAYITDVGMTGGHGGVIGVRRDAALERFLRMTYARFEPTDEDPRLHGVLIDADGDGRARAIERVSRALSA; encoded by the coding sequence ATGCGGATCCTGTTCATCGGTGACATCGTCGGAAGTTGCGGTCGTCGCTGCGTGCGCGAGCTGGTACCAGCACTGCGCAGCGAGTTTGCTGTCGACGTGGTCGTGGCGAACGCTGAGAACGCTGCTGCGGGCCTTGGCATCACCGAGCGCACGGCGCGCGAACTGTTCGAGGCCGGTTGCGACGCCTTGACACTCGGCAATCACGCCTTCCGACGCGCGGAGAGCTACCCCTATTTGGATCGCGAGGAACGGATAGCGCGACCGGCCAACTTCCCTCTCTCGAGCCCGGGGCGTGGCTATTCGCTCGTCGAGGCCGCGGGTCGCCGGCTTGCGGTTGTCAATCTCTGTGGAACCGTCTTCCTCGAGTGCACGAACTCGCCGTTCGTCACGGTAGACCAGCTGCTCGCTTCCCTCGAGCGCCAGCGTGTCGACCACGTGCTCGTCGACTTCCACGCCGAAGCCACGAGCGAGAAGATCGCCTTCGGCTGGTACGTCGACGGACGGGTAACAGCGTGCGTCGGCACCCACACGCACGTCCAGACCGCCGACGAACGCGTACTGCCCGGTGGTACGGCCTACATCACCGACGTCGGGATGACCGGCGGCCACGGCGGTGTGATCGGCGTGCGTCGCGACGCAGCGCTGGAGCGCTTCCTACGAATGACCTACGCACGCTTCGAACCCACCGATGAGGATCCGCGCCTTCACGGTGTTCTGATCGACGCCGACGGCGATGGTCGCGCACGGGCGATCGAACGGGTGTCGCGAGCGCTGAGCGCCTGA